One stretch of Roseimicrobium sp. ORNL1 DNA includes these proteins:
- a CDS encoding rhodanese-like domain-containing protein — MDISPEELHELMQRPGPRAFRLIDVREEDEFRYCKLDWAELIPLGTLPQQAPSRLLDLDRSIVVYCHHGVRSHHAAEWLRGAGYKSVFNLTGGIDAWSERVDARVPKY; from the coding sequence ATGGATATTTCCCCCGAAGAACTTCACGAGCTGATGCAGCGCCCCGGTCCGCGCGCGTTCCGGCTCATTGACGTGCGCGAAGAAGACGAATTCCGCTACTGCAAGCTGGACTGGGCCGAGCTCATCCCCCTGGGAACCCTCCCGCAGCAGGCCCCCTCGCGCCTGCTGGACCTGGACCGCTCCATCGTGGTCTACTGTCACCACGGCGTCCGCTCCCACCACGCCGCCGAGTGGCTCCGCGGCGCCGGCTACAAGAGCGTCTTCAACCTCACCGGCGGCATCGACGCCTGGTCCGAGCGCGTGGACGCCCGCGTGCCGAAGTATTGA
- a CDS encoding L,D-transpeptidase family protein — protein MASVLLLANCADVYYYGPAGANSGRTVYLEGYDPGDSRYAGQPTDTNSWWRGDGVPGAPHVVISLSKQQAFFYKGGQLVGVSSLSTGDVDHPTPTGKFTISQKNQWHQSSQYGDYVDYNGNVVASNIDRNADPQPPGTTYDGANMHYFMRFTRGIGMHAGYLPGYPASHGCVRMPVDMAQAFFRNVSVGTPVEVRY, from the coding sequence ATGGCCTCGGTCCTGCTCCTCGCCAATTGCGCGGACGTCTACTATTACGGACCCGCTGGCGCGAACTCCGGCCGCACCGTCTACCTTGAGGGCTACGACCCCGGTGACAGCCGCTACGCCGGCCAGCCCACCGATACCAACTCCTGGTGGCGCGGCGATGGCGTGCCCGGCGCCCCGCACGTCGTCATCTCCCTCAGCAAGCAGCAGGCCTTCTTCTATAAAGGCGGCCAGCTCGTCGGCGTCTCCTCCCTCTCCACGGGCGATGTCGATCACCCCACGCCCACCGGGAAGTTCACCATCTCACAAAAGAACCAGTGGCACCAGTCTAGCCAGTATGGTGATTATGTAGATTATAACGGAAACGTCGTCGCTTCGAATATCGACCGCAACGCAGACCCCCAGCCTCCGGGGACGACGTATGATGGAGCAAACATGCACTATTTCATGCGCTTCACGCGCGGCATCGGCATGCACGCCGGGTATCTTCCCGGTTATCCCGCCAGTCACGGTTGTGTGCGTATGCCCGTGGACATGGCGCAGGCGTTTTTTCGCAATGTGAGTGTTGGCACGCCCGTGGAAGTGCGCTACTAA